One region of Serinus canaria isolate serCan28SL12 chromosome 25, serCan2020, whole genome shotgun sequence genomic DNA includes:
- the LOC127060503 gene encoding olfactory receptor 14J1-like, protein MSNSSSISHFLLLALADTWQLQLLHFCLLLAISLAALLGNGLIISAVACGHHLHTPMFFFLLNLALADLGSICTTVPKAMHNSLWDTRKISYTRCAAQLFFFMFFISAEFSLLTIMCYDRYVSICKPLHYGTLLGSRACAHMAAAAWASVFLYSLLHTANTFSLPLCPGNALGQFFCEIPQILKLSCSHSNLRELGLIVLSACLALGCFVFIVFSYVQIFRAVLRIPSEQGRHKAFSTCLPHLAVVSLFLSTVMLAYLKPPSISSPSLDLALSVLYSVVPPALNPLIYSLRNQELKAALL, encoded by the exons atgtccaacagcagctccatcagccacttcctcctgctggcattggcagacacgtggcagctgcagctcctgcacttctgcctcttgctggccatctccctggctgccctcctgggcaacggcctcatcatcagcgccgtagcctgcggccaccacctgcacacgcccatgttcttcttcctgctcaacctggccctcgctgacctgggctccatctgcaccactgtccccaaagccatgcacaattccctctgggacaccaggaaaATCTCCTACACAAgatgtgctgctcagctcttttttttcatgttcttcatctcagcagagttttccctcctgaccatcatgtgctacgaccgctacgtgtccatctgcaaacccctgcactacgggaccctcctgggcagcagagcttgtgcccacatggcagcagctgcctgggccagtgtCTTCCTCTATTCACTGCTGCACACggccaatacattttccctgcccctgtgccctggcaatgccctgggccagttcttctgtgaaatcccacAGATCCTCAAGCTCTCCTGCTCACACTCAAACCTCAGGGAACTGGGGCTCATTGTACTTAGTGCCTGTTTAGCATTaggttgttttgtgttcattgttttctcctatgtgcagatcttcagggctgtgctgaggatcccctctgagcagggacggcacaaagccttttccacctgcctccctcatCTGGCTGTGGTCTCCCTGTTCCTAAGCACTGTTATGCTTGCCTACCTGAAGcccccctccatctcctccccatccctggatctggcccTGTCCGTTCTGTACTcggtggtgcctccagccctgaaccccctcatctacagcctgaggaaccaggagctcaaggctgca TTGCTTTAA